In Nocardia asteroides, a single genomic region encodes these proteins:
- a CDS encoding PPA1309 family protein — MCDVTADLHAELALARSVREVAEFVDAEGWDRPPQIFALVPTGDLVVAEPGLVDQLDQGAEYTPIAQEPFPEDITGGSWALDEFLATTTWPPSVSGCLLVQEIVILPPDAETALDEALAPLLADPEAADEAARTAAAEHPGRREARLFAAVLRGGTSLCLLQVRPDEDAESDDFGDLDLRTYPGLAPNVIEALRHTLD, encoded by the coding sequence ATGTGCGACGTGACCGCTGACCTGCACGCCGAACTCGCCCTCGCCCGCTCCGTCCGGGAGGTCGCCGAATTCGTGGACGCCGAGGGCTGGGACCGACCGCCGCAGATCTTCGCGCTGGTACCGACCGGCGACCTGGTCGTCGCCGAACCCGGGCTCGTCGATCAGCTGGATCAGGGCGCCGAGTACACCCCGATCGCGCAGGAGCCGTTCCCGGAGGACATCACCGGCGGGTCGTGGGCGCTCGACGAGTTCCTGGCGACCACCACCTGGCCGCCGAGCGTGAGCGGCTGCCTGCTGGTGCAGGAGATCGTGATCCTTCCGCCCGATGCCGAGACCGCGCTGGACGAGGCGCTGGCGCCGCTGCTCGCCGACCCGGAGGCCGCGGACGAGGCGGCGCGCACCGCCGCCGCCGAGCACCCGGGGCGGCGGGAGGCCAGGCTGTTCGCCGCGGTGCTGCGCGGCGGGACGTCGCTCTGCCTGCTCCAGGTGCGCCCGGACGAGGACGCGGAGAGCGACGACTTCGGCGACCTCGACCTGCGCACCTACCCCGGCCTCGCGCCGAACGTGATCGAGGCGCTCAGGCACACGCTCGACTGA
- a CDS encoding WhiB family transcriptional regulator yields the protein MFTAQEWPQAATDVTCLTVAQSPRACAVAALPCRAGDPDLWFAESPVQLEEAKALCASCPIRKRCLSAAIDRREPWGVWGGEIFDQGVVIARKRPRGRPRKVAIPA from the coding sequence GTGTTCACCGCCCAGGAATGGCCACAGGCCGCTACTGACGTGACATGCCTGACCGTGGCCCAGTCCCCGCGCGCCTGCGCGGTGGCCGCCCTGCCCTGCCGAGCGGGCGACCCCGACCTGTGGTTCGCCGAGAGCCCGGTCCAGCTGGAAGAGGCCAAGGCACTGTGCGCCAGCTGCCCGATCCGCAAGCGCTGCCTGAGCGCCGCCATCGACCGCCGCGAGCCGTGGGGGGTCTGGGGTGGCGAGATCTTCGATCAGGGGGTCGTGATCGCCCGCAAGCGGCCGCGTGGCCGGCCGCGTAAGGTCGCGATCCCGGCATGA
- a CDS encoding zinc-dependent metalloprotease translates to MSDTPFGFSNRDDDEEKRGDEPGAGKSGDPAGGAPFGAAGNPFGGGAGNPFGFLFGGAGPAGAGAPGAVPGFDPAQLGQMFTQLGQMFSGAGTQPGSGSGPVNYDVAKRLARQQLGTAGNPVSEQQKKAVADAAHLAELWLDGATTLPAGATRTVAWTATEWIEQTLPTWQRLCDPVAEQLGGMWSSQLPEEAKQFAGPLLGMMTQMGGMAFGSQLGQALGQLAKEVLTATDIGLPLGSDGTAALLPAAVAEFSAGLEQPESEILVFLAAREAAHQRLFAHVPWLRQQVLGAVESYARGIRMDFSALEQAAQNLDPMALADPSKLEEILAAGAFEPQTTPEQKQALERLETLLALIEGWVQVVVAEALGDRLPGAGALAETLRRRRATGGPAEQTFATLVGLELRPRKLREAAVLWQRLTDDAGVDARDGVWAHPDLLPGSDDLDDPAGFIDGVLGGTASSFDDPLAQLAATEERERREQAESQGEPDRDDESGKS, encoded by the coding sequence ATGAGTGACACCCCGTTCGGCTTCTCGAACCGCGACGACGACGAGGAAAAGCGCGGCGACGAGCCCGGTGCCGGCAAGAGCGGCGATCCGGCGGGCGGCGCCCCGTTCGGCGCCGCGGGCAACCCCTTCGGCGGCGGCGCGGGCAACCCGTTCGGCTTCCTCTTCGGCGGCGCGGGCCCGGCCGGGGCAGGCGCGCCCGGCGCGGTCCCCGGCTTCGATCCGGCGCAGCTCGGGCAGATGTTCACCCAGCTCGGCCAGATGTTCAGCGGCGCGGGCACGCAGCCGGGCAGCGGCTCCGGCCCGGTGAACTACGACGTCGCCAAGCGGCTGGCCCGCCAGCAGCTCGGCACCGCCGGCAACCCGGTCTCCGAGCAGCAGAAGAAGGCCGTCGCGGACGCCGCGCACCTGGCCGAGCTCTGGCTCGACGGCGCGACAACGCTGCCCGCGGGCGCGACCCGCACCGTGGCCTGGACCGCGACCGAGTGGATCGAGCAGACCCTGCCGACCTGGCAGCGGCTCTGCGATCCGGTCGCCGAGCAGCTCGGCGGCATGTGGAGCAGCCAGCTACCGGAGGAGGCCAAGCAGTTCGCCGGGCCGCTGCTCGGCATGATGACGCAGATGGGCGGCATGGCCTTCGGCTCGCAGCTCGGGCAGGCGCTCGGCCAGCTGGCCAAGGAGGTGCTGACCGCCACCGACATCGGGCTGCCGCTCGGCTCGGACGGCACCGCCGCGCTGCTGCCGGCCGCCGTCGCCGAGTTCAGTGCCGGGCTCGAGCAGCCGGAGAGCGAGATCCTGGTCTTCCTCGCCGCCCGCGAGGCCGCGCACCAGCGGCTCTTCGCGCACGTCCCCTGGCTGCGCCAGCAGGTGCTCGGCGCGGTGGAGAGCTATGCGCGCGGCATCAGGATGGATTTCTCCGCGCTGGAGCAGGCCGCGCAGAACCTCGACCCGATGGCGCTGGCCGACCCGTCCAAGCTGGAGGAGATCCTCGCCGCGGGCGCCTTCGAGCCGCAGACGACGCCGGAGCAGAAGCAGGCGCTGGAGCGGCTGGAGACGCTGCTCGCCCTGATCGAGGGCTGGGTCCAGGTTGTGGTCGCCGAGGCGCTCGGCGACCGGCTGCCCGGCGCGGGCGCGCTGGCCGAGACGCTGCGGCGCAGGCGCGCCACCGGCGGCCCGGCCGAGCAGACCTTCGCCACCCTGGTCGGGCTGGAGCTGCGGCCGCGCAAGCTGCGCGAGGCCGCGGTGCTCTGGCAGCGGCTCACCGACGACGCCGGGGTCGACGCCCGCGACGGGGTCTGGGCGCACCCGGATCTGCTGCCCGGCTCGGACGATCTGGACGATCCGGCCGGCTTCATCGACGGCGTGCTCGGCGGCACCGCCTCCAGCTTCGACGACCCGCTCGCGCAGCTCGCCGCTACCGAGGAGCGCGAGCGCAGGGAGCAGGCGGAATCCCAGGGTGAGCCGGACCGCGACGACGAGTCCGGCAAGTCCTGA
- a CDS encoding alkene reductase — MDLFTPVTLGDLQLANRLVMAPLTRGRSGPDGIPGELVAEYYVQRAGAGLIITEGTYSSRDAQAFVGQPGIVTDAQVAGWRRVAEGVHARGGRIVLQVMHAGRVSHPEINGGGPITAPSAIAIDGVARTPSGKHPYPVPAELTVAQAHAVRDDFVAAARRAVEAGLDGIEVHGANGYLLHEFLSPAANRRADGYGGAPENRARFVAEVVEAVAAEIGAGRVGLRISPEHNIQDAFEADRADVRATYGALLDRVRPLGLAYLSVLHAEPAGELVRELRERFAGPIIGNSGFAAPTSREEALALIEDSHADAVAVGRALIANPDLAERWRGAHTENPLRPEFFYTDGAEGYTDYPFLAGV; from the coding sequence ATGGACTTGTTCACCCCTGTCACCCTCGGCGACCTGCAACTCGCCAACCGCCTGGTCATGGCGCCGCTCACCCGCGGCCGCTCCGGGCCGGACGGCATCCCCGGCGAGCTGGTCGCCGAGTACTACGTGCAGCGGGCGGGCGCCGGGCTGATCATCACAGAGGGCACCTACAGCTCGCGCGACGCGCAGGCCTTCGTCGGGCAGCCTGGCATCGTCACCGACGCCCAGGTGGCGGGCTGGCGCCGGGTCGCGGAGGGGGTGCACGCGCGCGGTGGGCGGATCGTGCTGCAGGTCATGCACGCGGGCCGGGTGTCGCACCCGGAGATCAACGGCGGCGGGCCGATCACCGCGCCGAGCGCGATCGCCATCGACGGCGTCGCCCGCACGCCGTCCGGCAAGCACCCCTACCCGGTGCCGGCCGAGCTGACCGTGGCGCAGGCGCACGCCGTCCGGGACGACTTCGTCGCGGCCGCGCGCCGGGCCGTCGAGGCCGGGCTGGACGGCATCGAGGTGCACGGCGCCAACGGCTACCTGCTGCACGAGTTCCTCAGCCCGGCCGCGAACCGGCGCGCCGACGGCTACGGCGGCGCGCCGGAGAACCGGGCGCGCTTCGTCGCCGAGGTGGTCGAGGCGGTGGCCGCGGAGATCGGCGCCGGGCGGGTCGGGCTGCGCATCTCGCCGGAGCACAATATCCAGGACGCCTTCGAGGCCGACCGCGCCGACGTCCGCGCCACCTACGGCGCGCTGCTCGACCGGGTGCGCCCGCTCGGCCTCGCCTACCTCTCGGTGCTGCACGCCGAGCCCGCGGGCGAGCTGGTGCGCGAGCTGCGCGAGCGGTTCGCCGGGCCGATCATCGGCAACAGCGGCTTCGCCGCGCCGACCAGCCGGGAGGAGGCGCTCGCCCTGATCGAGGACTCGCACGCCGACGCCGTCGCGGTGGGCCGTGCGCTCATCGCCAACCCCGACCTCGCGGAGCGCTGGCGCGGCGCGCACACGGAGAACCCGCTGCGCCCCGAGTTCTTCTATACCGACGGCGCCGAGGGGTACACCGACTACCCGTTCCTCG
- a CDS encoding transglycosylase family protein: protein MSRNRKFSTRALGFAAVTGALVAVPFGLSAGTASAATHNWDGVAQCESGGNWSINTGNGYYGGLQFSQSTWNAHGGAGSAHTASKSEQIRVAENVLATQGVGAWPSCGRYLTQGSSNDVEPAAEPEQAPAPEPAAPAPAPGSPAALVDQAKTAGGDLAKQYGLEGPFQALLEQNAGLIDSIGR from the coding sequence ATGTCTCGAAACCGGAAGTTCAGCACCCGCGCCCTCGGCTTCGCCGCCGTCACCGGCGCCCTCGTTGCCGTCCCGTTCGGTCTCTCGGCCGGAACCGCCTCGGCCGCCACGCACAACTGGGACGGCGTCGCCCAGTGCGAGAGCGGCGGCAACTGGAGCATCAACACCGGCAACGGCTACTACGGTGGCCTGCAGTTCTCGCAGAGCACCTGGAACGCGCACGGTGGCGCGGGCTCCGCGCACACCGCCAGCAAGTCCGAGCAAATCCGGGTCGCCGAGAACGTGCTCGCCACCCAGGGCGTCGGCGCCTGGCCGAGCTGCGGCCGGTACCTGACCCAGGGCAGCTCGAACGATGTCGAGCCCGCCGCCGAGCCGGAGCAGGCCCCCGCGCCGGAGCCCGCCGCCCCCGCGCCCGCCCCCGGCAGCCCCGCGGCGCTGGTCGACCAGGCCAAGACCGCCGGTGGCGACCTGGCAAAGCAGTACGGCCTGGAGGGCCCCTTCCAGGCCCTGCTCGAGCAGAACGCCGGCCTGATCGACTCCATCGGACGGTAA
- a CDS encoding ABC1 kinase family protein: MMGTVSDIARRSSSRNAKLAKIPLGIAGRAAMGFGRRLAGGDRTEISADLNQKAAEQLFSVLGELKGGAMKFGQALSVMEAAVPEEFGEHYREALTKLQAAAPPMPTATVHRVLDQQLGTRWRERFSEFDDEPTASASIGQVHRAVWSDGRQVAVKVQYPGADEALRADLKTLSRMSGLFASVIPGADVKPLLAEITERTEEELDYRNEAGHQRAFAKAFADHPDYVIPKVVAGSPKVIVTEWVTGTPLSGIIRTGAEDPDGTVELRNRVAALLGAFHFSSPRRAGLLHADPHPGNFMMLPDGRLAVIDFGACAPLPNGFPPELGRMLALSVSERYEELTALMHDNGWVIPGRTVTDREIADYLRPFTDPIKTDSFHFTRRWMQRVAGKATDISSSEMKTARALQLPAEYVMIFRVLGGSIGILAQLDAELPFMQLAREWLPGFTEESSLR, encoded by the coding sequence ATGATGGGAACTGTGTCCGACATTGCGCGCCGCAGCTCATCCCGCAACGCGAAGTTAGCCAAGATTCCACTCGGGATCGCCGGCCGCGCCGCCATGGGGTTCGGCAGGCGGCTGGCGGGCGGGGATCGCACCGAGATCAGCGCCGACCTGAACCAGAAGGCGGCCGAGCAGCTGTTCTCGGTCCTCGGCGAGCTCAAGGGCGGCGCCATGAAGTTCGGCCAGGCGCTGAGCGTCATGGAGGCGGCGGTCCCCGAGGAGTTCGGCGAGCACTACCGCGAGGCGCTGACCAAGCTGCAGGCCGCGGCACCGCCGATGCCGACCGCCACCGTGCACCGGGTGCTCGACCAGCAGCTCGGCACCCGCTGGCGGGAGCGGTTCAGCGAGTTCGACGACGAGCCGACGGCGTCGGCGAGCATCGGGCAGGTGCACCGCGCGGTCTGGTCGGACGGCCGCCAGGTCGCGGTGAAGGTGCAGTATCCCGGCGCCGACGAGGCGCTGCGCGCCGACCTCAAGACGCTCTCCCGGATGTCGGGGCTGTTCGCCTCGGTCATCCCCGGCGCGGACGTCAAACCCCTGCTCGCCGAGATCACCGAGCGCACCGAGGAGGAGCTGGACTACCGGAACGAGGCCGGGCACCAGCGCGCCTTCGCGAAGGCGTTCGCGGACCACCCGGACTACGTGATCCCGAAAGTTGTCGCGGGTTCGCCGAAGGTGATCGTGACCGAGTGGGTCACCGGCACCCCGCTCTCCGGCATCATCCGCACGGGCGCCGAGGATCCGGACGGCACGGTGGAGCTGCGCAACCGGGTGGCGGCGCTGCTCGGCGCCTTCCACTTCTCCTCGCCGAGGCGGGCCGGGCTGCTGCACGCCGATCCGCACCCGGGCAACTTCATGATGCTGCCGGACGGCAGGCTCGCGGTGATCGACTTCGGCGCCTGCGCCCCGCTGCCGAACGGCTTCCCGCCGGAGCTCGGCCGGATGCTGGCGCTCTCGGTGTCGGAGCGGTACGAGGAGCTGACCGCGCTCATGCACGACAACGGCTGGGTGATTCCCGGCCGCACGGTGACCGACCGGGAGATCGCCGACTACCTGCGCCCGTTCACCGACCCGATCAAGACCGACTCGTTCCACTTCACCCGGCGGTGGATGCAGCGGGTGGCGGGCAAGGCGACCGACATCTCCAGCTCGGAGATGAAAACCGCACGGGCGCTGCAACTCCCGGCGGAGTACGTGATGATCTTCCGGGTTCTCGGCGGCTCGATCGGGATCCTGGCCCAGCTCGACGCCGAGCTGCCCTTCATGCAGCTGGCCCGGGAGTGGCTGCCGGGCTTCACCGAGGAATCGTCGCTGCGCTGA
- a CDS encoding UPF0182 family protein: MGMRPPTGLPSLSRRSRVLLVAAVVLAALLLLGPRLVDTYTNWLWFGEVGYRGVFLTVLRSRLLLFAAVAIVVGLVVWLALLLAYRSRPVFVPVAGPNDPIARYRTTVMSRLRLFGIGIPVLLGLLSGLVAQSNWVTLQLFLNGGAFGTEDPQFHIDVGFYVFDLPFYRMVLNWLFVAVVIAFFANLVTHYIFGGLRLSGREGTLTTAARVQLALLAGIFVLLKAVAYWFDRYELLSSARKEPTFFGGSFTDINAVLPAKLILLAIAVICAIAFFAGIVLRDLRVPAMAAALLVLSSILVGSVYPLLVEQFSVRPNAADKESEYIERNIAATRTAYGITDDKIDYQDYKGDGTKNPVDVPADVETIQKIRLLDPNILSRTFTQQKQLKNFYGFRDPLDIDRYTIDGEVQDYIVGARELTPSSLTGNQTDWINRHTVYTHGDGFVAAPANRVNRPPAQDAAAAGSTDTGYPEYTVTSDLATPKENQLIEVDQPRIYFGELISQTDADYAIVGQVDGQGPREYDSDIAQFTYEGAGGVPIGNWFDRLAFAAKYAERNILLSSAIGPDSKIIFNRNPRERVEKVAPWLTADGDVYPTVVDGRIKWIVDAYTTLDAYPYSQRTSLEGAVEDSIDQKTGRMLPREEVSYIRNSVKATVDAYDGTVTLYEVDANDPVLQAWRGVFPGVVKPESEISPELRAHFRYPADLFKVQREMLAKYHVNDPREFFTNNAFWSVPADPTVEGSTGALPPYYMLMGDPETGKPVFNLTSAMVGYNRQFLSAYISVHSDPQDYGKFTILRLPTDSQTQGPQQTQNSMTTFPPVSSDRTLLASNNIKYGNLLTLPIAQGGILYVEPLYTEPRNAPPSATFPQLAKVLVSYKEPGSNSPKVGYAPTLEEALNQILPGAGGVATKPGTVPPGTGSGSTPPAQGSTPPPASNGTAPPPASTAARDAAAADLNRRIEAARTAMRTGNFEQFGQALDDLEAAVKAYQDANR, translated from the coding sequence GTGGGCATGCGGCCCCCCACCGGCTTACCATCACTGTCCCGACGCAGCCGCGTGCTGCTGGTGGCGGCCGTCGTGCTCGCGGCTCTGCTGCTGCTCGGCCCCCGGCTGGTCGACACCTATACCAACTGGCTGTGGTTCGGGGAGGTGGGGTACCGGGGGGTCTTCCTGACCGTGCTGCGCAGCCGGCTGCTGCTGTTCGCCGCGGTGGCCATCGTCGTCGGGCTCGTGGTCTGGCTGGCGCTGCTGCTCGCCTACCGCTCGCGGCCGGTCTTCGTCCCGGTCGCCGGGCCGAACGATCCGATCGCGCGGTACCGCACCACGGTGATGAGCAGGCTGCGGCTCTTCGGCATCGGCATCCCGGTGCTGCTCGGGCTGCTCTCCGGGCTGGTGGCGCAGTCGAACTGGGTGACGCTGCAGCTCTTCCTGAACGGCGGCGCGTTCGGCACCGAGGACCCGCAGTTCCACATCGACGTCGGCTTCTACGTCTTCGACCTGCCGTTCTACCGGATGGTGCTGAACTGGCTCTTCGTCGCCGTGGTGATCGCGTTCTTCGCGAACCTGGTGACGCACTACATCTTCGGCGGGCTGCGGCTGAGCGGCCGCGAGGGCACGCTCACCACCGCCGCCAGGGTGCAGCTCGCGCTGCTGGCCGGGATCTTCGTGCTGCTCAAGGCGGTGGCGTACTGGTTCGACCGGTACGAGCTGCTCTCCAGCGCCAGGAAGGAGCCCACCTTCTTCGGCGGCTCGTTCACCGACATCAACGCGGTGCTCCCGGCCAAGCTCATCCTGCTCGCCATCGCGGTGATCTGCGCGATCGCCTTCTTCGCCGGCATCGTGCTGCGCGACCTGCGGGTGCCCGCCATGGCCGCGGCGCTGCTCGTGCTCTCCTCGATCCTGGTCGGCTCGGTGTACCCGCTGCTGGTCGAGCAGTTCTCGGTGCGCCCGAACGCGGCGGACAAGGAGAGCGAGTACATCGAGCGGAACATCGCCGCCACCCGCACGGCGTACGGCATCACCGACGACAAGATCGACTACCAGGACTACAAGGGCGACGGCACCAAGAACCCGGTGGACGTGCCCGCCGATGTCGAGACCATCCAGAAGATCCGGCTGCTCGACCCGAACATCCTCTCCCGCACCTTCACCCAGCAGAAGCAGCTGAAGAACTTCTACGGCTTCCGCGACCCGCTCGACATCGACCGCTACACCATCGACGGCGAGGTGCAGGACTACATCGTCGGCGCGCGCGAGCTCACCCCGAGCAGCCTGACCGGCAACCAGACGGACTGGATCAACCGGCACACCGTCTACACGCACGGCGACGGCTTCGTCGCGGCCCCGGCGAACCGGGTGAACCGCCCGCCCGCCCAGGACGCGGCCGCCGCGGGCAGCACCGACACCGGCTACCCCGAGTACACCGTGACCAGCGACCTGGCCACGCCGAAGGAGAACCAGCTGATCGAGGTCGACCAGCCGCGCATCTACTTCGGCGAGCTCATCTCGCAGACCGACGCCGACTACGCCATCGTCGGCCAGGTGGACGGGCAGGGCCCGCGCGAGTACGACAGCGACATCGCGCAGTTCACCTACGAGGGCGCGGGCGGCGTCCCGATCGGGAACTGGTTCGACCGGCTCGCCTTCGCCGCCAAGTACGCCGAGCGCAACATCCTGCTCTCCAGCGCGATCGGCCCGGACTCCAAGATCATCTTCAACCGCAACCCGCGCGAGCGGGTCGAGAAGGTGGCGCCCTGGCTGACCGCCGACGGCGACGTCTACCCGACGGTGGTCGACGGCCGGATCAAGTGGATCGTCGACGCCTACACCACGCTGGACGCCTACCCCTACTCGCAGCGCACCTCGCTCGAGGGCGCGGTCGAGGACAGCATCGACCAGAAGACCGGCCGGATGCTGCCGCGCGAGGAGGTCAGCTACATCCGCAACTCGGTGAAGGCGACCGTCGACGCCTACGACGGCACCGTCACGCTCTACGAGGTGGACGCGAACGACCCCGTGCTGCAGGCGTGGCGCGGCGTCTTCCCCGGCGTGGTCAAGCCGGAGAGCGAGATCAGCCCCGAGCTGCGCGCGCACTTCCGCTACCCGGCCGACCTGTTCAAGGTGCAGCGCGAGATGCTCGCCAAGTACCACGTGAACGATCCGCGCGAGTTCTTCACCAACAACGCCTTCTGGTCGGTGCCCGCCGACCCGACGGTGGAGGGAAGCACCGGCGCGCTCCCGCCCTACTACATGCTGATGGGCGACCCGGAGACGGGGAAGCCGGTGTTCAACCTGACCAGCGCGATGGTCGGCTACAACCGGCAGTTCCTCTCGGCCTACATCTCGGTGCACTCGGACCCGCAGGATTACGGCAAGTTCACCATCCTGCGGTTGCCGACCGACTCGCAGACCCAGGGCCCGCAGCAGACGCAGAACTCGATGACGACGTTCCCGCCGGTGTCGAGCGACCGCACGCTGCTGGCGTCGAACAACATCAAGTACGGCAATCTGCTCACCCTGCCGATCGCTCAGGGCGGCATCCTCTACGTCGAGCCGCTCTACACCGAGCCGCGCAACGCGCCGCCGTCGGCGACCTTCCCGCAGCTGGCCAAGGTGCTGGTCAGCTACAAGGAGCCGGGGTCGAACAGCCCCAAGGTCGGCTACGCCCCCACGCTGGAGGAGGCGCTGAACCAGATCCTGCCCGGTGCGGGCGGGGTGGCCACCAAGCCGGGCACGGTGCCGCCGGGCACCGGTAGTGGTTCCACGCCGCCGGCGCAGGGCAGCACGCCACCGCCCGCGAGCAACGGCACCGCGCCGCCGCCCGCGTCGACGGCGGCCCGCGATGCCGCCGCCGCCGACCTGAACCGCAGGATCGAGGCGGCGCGCACGGCCATGCGCACCGGCAACTTCGAGCAGTTCGGCCAGGCGCTGGACGACCTGGAGGCCGCGGTCAAGGCGTACCAGGACGCCAACCGGTAG
- a CDS encoding PDZ domain-containing protein — protein MNRRILTLLAALVPVLVLGLAGSVCTVPFVALGPGPTFNTLGEVDGKQVVDVQGAEVDPTSGNLNMTTVSVRDRLNIFEAFGFWVSGEHGLVPRAEVYPPGVPREEIDRSNQQEFENSEASAEVAALHFLNLPTVVLIGEVGEDGPANGVLRPGDEIVSIDGTPITAPKGVVDAVSARKPGDVLSLVVRREAAEQTLSVTLGSRPDDAAKGYLGITPTEGARPPLQVTFNLADIGGPSAGLMFSLALIDKLSPGELDNGRFVAGTGTIDQAGAVGPIGGIQYKMMAAADEGAETFLVPAANCAEARQRTPEGLRLVKVETLNGAVQSLADIAAGRETPNCG, from the coding sequence GTGAATCGCCGCATCCTCACTCTGCTGGCCGCGCTCGTCCCCGTCCTCGTGCTCGGGCTCGCCGGCAGTGTCTGCACGGTGCCGTTCGTCGCGCTCGGGCCCGGCCCCACCTTCAACACCCTCGGCGAGGTGGACGGCAAGCAGGTGGTGGATGTGCAGGGCGCCGAGGTGGATCCGACCTCGGGCAACCTGAACATGACCACGGTGTCGGTGCGCGACCGGCTCAATATCTTCGAGGCGTTCGGCTTCTGGGTCAGCGGCGAGCACGGCCTGGTCCCGCGCGCCGAGGTCTACCCGCCCGGCGTGCCGCGCGAGGAGATCGACCGCTCCAACCAGCAGGAATTCGAGAACTCCGAGGCCTCGGCCGAGGTGGCGGCGCTGCACTTCCTGAACCTGCCGACCGTGGTGCTGATCGGCGAGGTCGGCGAGGACGGCCCGGCCAACGGGGTGCTGCGGCCCGGTGACGAGATCGTCAGCATCGACGGCACGCCGATCACCGCGCCCAAGGGCGTGGTGGACGCGGTCTCCGCACGCAAGCCGGGCGACGTGCTGAGCCTGGTCGTGCGGCGGGAGGCCGCCGAGCAGACGCTTTCGGTCACGCTCGGCTCGCGCCCGGACGACGCCGCCAAGGGGTACCTCGGGATCACCCCGACCGAGGGCGCGCGCCCGCCGCTGCAGGTGACCTTCAACCTCGCTGACATCGGCGGCCCGTCCGCCGGGCTGATGTTCAGCCTCGCGCTGATCGACAAGCTCTCGCCCGGCGAGCTGGACAACGGCCGCTTCGTCGCGGGCACCGGCACCATCGACCAGGCGGGCGCGGTCGGCCCCATCGGCGGCATCCAGTACAAGATGATGGCCGCCGCGGACGAGGGCGCCGAGACCTTCCTTGTCCCCGCCGCCAACTGCGCGGAGGCCAGGCAGCGCACCCCCGAGGGGCTGCGGCTGGTCAAGGTGGAGACGCTGAACGGCGCCGTCCAGTCGCTCGCCGACATCGCCGCGGGCCGCGAGACCCCGAACTGCGGCTGA